A part of Aegilops tauschii subsp. strangulata cultivar AL8/78 chromosome 2, Aet v6.0, whole genome shotgun sequence genomic DNA contains:
- the LOC109749967 gene encoding peroxidase 31 encodes MGTLLRRVLLSLALLAAAATPGAAAAAARLSTSYYSRSCPRVEQIVSDVVAAKQQANPSTAAGTLRLFFHDCFVSGCDASVLVSPLSSDRTPERAAEINLSLPGDAFDAVARAKAALEAACPGTVSCADILALAARDLVGILGGPRFPVFLGRRDARRSDARDVEGNLPRTNMSARAMTVLFARKGITPQEMVALAGAHTVGFSHCSEFAHRVYNYKGKGGGASGHDPSLNPEFARALQSSCAGYESNPDISIFNDIVTPRDFDELYFKNLPRGLGLLASDAALWEYPPTKVFVQQYADNRTAFFQDFARAMQKLGTVGVKTGRQGVVRRQCDILD; translated from the coding sequence atggGCACGCTTCTCCGCCGCGTCCTCCTCTCCCTCgcgctcctcgccgccgccgcgacccccggcgcggcggcggcggcggccaggcTGTCGACGTCGTACTACAGCCGCAGCTGCCCCCGCGTGGAGCAGATCGTCTCGGACGTGGTCGCCGCCAAGCAGCAGGCCAACCCGTCCACGGCGGCGGGCACGCTGCGCCTCTTCTTCCACGACTGCTTCGTCTCCGGCTGCGACGCCTCCGTCCTCGTCTCCCCGCTCTCCTCCGACCGGACCCCGGAGCGGGCCGCGGagatcaacctctccctcccggGGGACGCCTTCGACGCCGTGGCCCGCGCCAAGGCCGCGCTGGAGGCCGCCTGCCCGGGCACCGTCTCCTGCGCCGACATCCTCGCGCTGGCGGCGCGCGACCTGGTGGGGATCCTGGGCGGGCCGCGGTTCCCCGTCTTCCTCGGCCGCCGCGACGCGCGCCGCTCCGACGCGCGCGACGTGGAGGGCAACCTCCCGCGCACCAACATGTCGGCGCGCGCCATGACGGTCCTGTTCGCGCGCAAGGGCATCACGCCGCAGGAGATGGTGGCGCTGGCGGGCGCCCACACCGTGGGCTTCTCCCACTGCTCCGAGTTCGCGCACCGGGTGTACAACTACAAGGGCAAGGGCGGCGGCGCCAGCGGGCACGACCCGTCGCTGAACCCGGAGTTCGCGCGGGCGCTGCAGAGCTCCTGCGCCGGCTACGAGAGCAACCCGGACATCTCCATCTTCAACGACATCGTGACGCCGCGGGACTTCGACGAGCTCTACTTCAAGAACCTACCCCGTGGCCTCGGGCTGCTCGCCTCCGACGCCGCGCTGTGGGAGTACCCGCCCACCAAGGTGTTCGTCCAGCAGTACGCCGACAACCGGACCGCCTTCTTCCAGGACTTCGCCAGGGCGATGCAGAAGCTGGGCACCGTCGGCGTCAAGACGGGGCGGCAGGGCGTCGTCAGGCGGCAGTGCGACATCCTCGACTAA